In one window of Borrelia anserina Es DNA:
- a CDS encoding hydroxymethylglutaryl-CoA reductase, degradative, translating into MKLSKNFRNESVLDKRQEIKSLLKLNSYDFFYDSTDENLLCNMIENYVGYLPLPIGIVKNLKVNGKYYIVPIATEEPSVIAALNLAAKILENANLSYSVGEVLGVAQVYIKTDKDLSDMFLGLFDKIDLWSKPLLHNMERRGGGFRRLSSKFIKEIGIQKLNIYVDVCDAMGANLLNSVAERVAHHITLEFGYECILKILSNDSNDFVVRANFKLNVNDLLKGNEESLALARNIELISKIGFFEEERAVTNNKGIMNGITGLCIATLNDTRALEACVHKFASKSGKYLPLSKFYLSNESLIGEIELPLQVGVKGGVVSSHEAAILSFKILGIDCKREFMGILSCIGLASNFAALRALALDGIRRGHMKLHVNKILYLLERDYNISSNEREKIILKMSESSIYSFDFALKLLKDMRTCYED; encoded by the coding sequence ATGAAACTTAGTAAAAATTTTAGAAATGAAAGTGTTTTAGATAAAAGACAAGAGATCAAAAGTCTTTTAAAATTGAATTCTTACGATTTTTTTTATGATTCTACTGATGAAAATTTGCTTTGTAATATGATAGAAAATTACGTTGGTTATTTGCCCTTACCTATTGGTATTGTAAAAAATTTAAAGGTAAACGGGAAGTATTACATTGTACCCATTGCTACGGAAGAACCATCAGTTATTGCTGCTTTAAATTTAGCAGCTAAGATTCTTGAAAATGCTAATTTAAGTTATTCTGTGGGTGAAGTGTTAGGCGTTGCTCAAGTTTATATAAAAACAGATAAAGACTTAAGTGATATGTTTCTTGGTCTTTTTGACAAAATTGATCTTTGGTCTAAGCCTCTTTTACATAATATGGAACGTAGAGGAGGAGGATTTAGAAGACTTTCATCTAAGTTTATTAAGGAAATTGGCATTCAAAAATTAAATATCTATGTAGATGTTTGTGATGCTATGGGTGCAAATTTATTGAATTCAGTGGCTGAGAGAGTTGCTCATCATATTACTCTAGAGTTTGGGTATGAGTGTATTTTAAAAATTTTAAGCAATGATTCAAATGATTTTGTTGTAAGAGCTAATTTTAAATTAAATGTTAATGATTTGCTTAAAGGTAATGAAGAATCTTTAGCTTTGGCTCGAAATATTGAGCTTATTTCCAAGATAGGATTTTTTGAAGAAGAACGTGCTGTTACTAATAATAAAGGTATTATGAATGGTATAACGGGTTTATGTATTGCTACACTTAATGATACAAGGGCTCTTGAGGCATGTGTACATAAGTTTGCTTCAAAAAGTGGGAAGTATTTGCCCCTTAGTAAATTTTATCTTTCTAATGAAAGTTTGATTGGAGAAATTGAGCTGCCTTTACAAGTTGGAGTTAAGGGGGGGGTGGTCAGTTCTCATGAAGCAGCTATATTGAGCTTTAAGATTCTGGGTATTGATTGCAAAAGGGAGTTTATGGGTATTCTCTCTTGTATTGGTCTTGCAAGTAATTTTGCGGCTTTGAGAGCACTTGCTCTTGATGGAATTCGAAGAGGACATATGAAGTTGCATGTTAATAAAATTTTATATCTTCTTGAGAGAGATTATAATATTTCTAGTAATGAAAGAGAAAAAATAATATTGAAAATGAGTGAAAGTAGTATTTATTCTTTTGATTTTGCTCTTAAACTTTTAAAGGATATGAGAACTTGCTATGAAGATTAA
- the mvaD gene encoding diphosphomevalonate decarboxylase: protein MKIKCKVNPSLALIKYWGKRDKFLNIPATSSIAVSVDKFYSISELELSCKDEIILNSRSVILKEREINFFNYARKILNKSDVGFRVISENNFPTAAGLASSSSGFASIAACILKYFNQYSHQKASDLARIGSASASRAIYGGFTLLKEGSKSAFQLSSINCFNDLCIIFAIVDGKEKEISSRIAMEICTQEKFYWDAWIGSSRRLFKEALYFFLKGDFNEFGLKIVKSYQRMFALMLSSSIIYFKGNTIELIKYIADLRNKGIPVFETMDAGPQVKVLCLEKNLELILDKLTNNFKDIDFIVSRIGSGLEWI from the coding sequence ATGAAGATTAAGTGTAAGGTAAATCCTAGTCTGGCGTTAATTAAGTATTGGGGGAAGCGAGATAAATTTTTAAATATACCAGCTACTTCAAGCATTGCTGTAAGTGTTGATAAATTTTATTCAATAAGTGAGCTTGAATTATCATGTAAGGATGAAATAATTTTAAATTCAAGGTCTGTTATATTGAAAGAGAGGGAGATAAATTTCTTTAACTATGCAAGAAAAATCTTAAATAAATCGGATGTCGGGTTTAGAGTGATTAGTGAAAATAATTTCCCAACGGCTGCGGGACTTGCAAGTTCAAGCTCTGGTTTTGCATCTATTGCTGCTTGTATTTTGAAATATTTTAATCAATATTCTCATCAAAAGGCTTCAGATCTTGCGAGAATTGGTTCAGCTTCAGCATCAAGAGCCATTTATGGTGGATTTACACTTTTAAAGGAAGGATCTAAGAGTGCATTTCAGTTAAGTAGTATCAATTGTTTTAATGATCTATGCATAATATTTGCTATAGTTGATGGCAAAGAGAAAGAGATTTCTTCAAGAATTGCTATGGAGATTTGCACGCAAGAAAAATTTTATTGGGATGCTTGGATTGGGTCTAGTCGGCGTTTATTTAAAGAAGCTTTATATTTTTTTTTAAAAGGTGATTTTAATGAATTTGGTCTTAAGATTGTAAAAAGTTATCAGCGTATGTTTGCTTTAATGTTATCGTCTTCCATTATTTATTTTAAAGGTAATACTATAGAATTAATAAAGTATATTGCTGATCTTAGAAATAAAGGTATTCCTGTTTTTGAAACAATGGATGCTGGGCCACAGGTTAAGGTGTTATGTTTAGAGAAGAATTTGGAATTAATTTTGGATAAACTTACCAATAATTTTAAAGATATTGATTTTATTGTTTCAAGAATTGGAAGTGGTTTAGAATGGATATAG
- a CDS encoding CAP domain-containing protein — translation MQKKFIIIILIFTSQCTLLSINEDLKSLYSSIHKLRDDLNLKKLKIDKTLEMVAKEYAISLNENKVLTHTLFGTTPMQRVKKYDKHFYRIREILALGLNIQDVTNAWLKSPRHKEALLNKDTSKIGGYVLLTKDKKNIFVVIFGEKS, via the coding sequence ATGCAAAAAAAATTTATTATCATTATTTTAATTTTTACAAGTCAATGTACACTTTTAAGTATAAATGAAGACCTAAAATCTCTTTATTCATCAATTCATAAACTAAGAGATGATTTAAACTTAAAAAAGCTAAAAATAGATAAAACTCTTGAGATGGTAGCAAAAGAATATGCAATAAGTCTTAACGAAAATAAAGTACTAACTCATACACTCTTTGGTACAACTCCCATGCAAAGAGTCAAAAAATATGATAAACATTTCTATAGAATAAGAGAAATCTTAGCACTAGGACTCAATATCCAAGATGTAACTAATGCCTGGCTTAAAAGCCCAAGACACAAAGAAGCTCTTCTAAACAAAGACACAAGTAAAATCGGCGGATACGTACTACTAACAAAAGACAAAAAAAATATATTTGTAGTAATTTTTGGAGAAAAATCATGA
- a CDS encoding phosphomevalonate kinase produces the protein MDIVNFSVPGNLLLMGEYSILEEDGLGLSVAIKERAYFSFKRSGSWRFFAKKNKIDNFTLIEDDNNFVFKMFRYLKQNYFSNLEDFPFDVYVDTSNFFLSSGVKKGFGSSAVVAVGIVYGIFLILIGNDCLVKDKVFMYCLEAYRYAQGGMGSGYDIATSLFGGVIRFKGGNFPKYELLGKMCFNNFYLMQGPTSVKTTSSIIEYDKHRISLMNFMKDVNIVMKKMILNASNSPSCLLSGLRLAKDIGLEIGKRIGISADLPLNLSYLKNECSLIKALGAGNETFLVYKPNFEVFKQFNIEPINLDLEGVKFSGCL, from the coding sequence ATGGATATAGTTAATTTTTCAGTGCCTGGCAATTTGCTTTTAATGGGTGAATATTCTATTTTAGAAGAAGATGGTCTTGGACTTTCAGTTGCAATTAAAGAGAGAGCTTATTTTTCTTTTAAACGCAGTGGTAGTTGGCGTTTTTTTGCTAAAAAAAACAAAATTGATAATTTTACTTTAATAGAAGATGATAATAATTTTGTTTTTAAAATGTTTAGATATTTAAAACAAAATTATTTTTCTAATCTAGAAGATTTTCCCTTTGATGTTTATGTTGATACAAGTAATTTTTTTTTGAGTAGTGGTGTAAAAAAAGGGTTTGGTTCTAGTGCTGTTGTTGCTGTTGGGATTGTATATGGGATTTTTTTGATTTTAATTGGCAATGATTGTTTGGTTAAAGATAAAGTTTTTATGTATTGTCTAGAAGCTTACAGATATGCGCAAGGAGGTATGGGTAGTGGATATGATATTGCCACAAGCCTTTTTGGGGGTGTTATTCGATTTAAGGGAGGAAATTTTCCTAAGTATGAACTTTTGGGCAAAATGTGTTTTAATAATTTTTATTTAATGCAAGGTCCTACTTCAGTTAAAACTACTAGCTCGATTATTGAATATGATAAGCATAGAATTTCTTTAATGAATTTTATGAAAGATGTCAATATTGTAATGAAAAAAATGATTCTTAATGCTAGTAATTCTCCTTCTTGTTTACTGTCTGGTTTAAGGTTAGCAAAAGATATAGGATTAGAAATTGGGAAAAGGATAGGTATTTCTGCTGATTTGCCCTTAAATCTTTCTTATCTTAAAAATGAATGTAGCTTGATTAAGGCTTTGGGTGCTGGAAATGAGACTTTTTTGGTCTATAAACCAAATTTTGAAGTTTTTAAACAATTTAATATTGAACCGATAAATCTAGATTTAGAAGGTGTTAAATTCAGTGGATGTTTGTAA
- the mvk gene encoding mevalonate kinase, translating into MFVIKKPSKILFLGEHSAVYGFPVIGMTIPLYMCLVYTFSNSWKYLGIPSVKIDKVIHFINKRFNKVRPIEFLIFSQIPVGLGFGSSASLSLCFAEYIVSHDEYNAYDKILLAKEIENIFHGKSSGMDILLVELDGTFYLENRDSTLSYLKIAPCGFYFLIGAVRRESATDDIISDLNHKISINKRQFEMIEKLGLVARDSYVAFVKRDIALLANNMNVANNHLNSLGLSSNKLDYIINRGIEFNALAGKLSGAGKGGAFILLFQGKNEANLCLEKLNKDLDENNISLISRLRIFKC; encoded by the coding sequence ATGTTTGTAATTAAAAAGCCTTCCAAAATATTATTCCTAGGAGAACATAGCGCTGTTTATGGTTTTCCAGTGATTGGTATGACAATACCTCTTTATATGTGTTTAGTTTATACTTTTTCTAATTCTTGGAAGTACTTAGGCATTCCTTCTGTAAAAATAGATAAGGTAATACATTTTATTAATAAGAGATTTAATAAAGTTAGACCTATTGAATTTTTGATATTTTCTCAGATCCCGGTTGGATTAGGATTTGGTTCTTCTGCTAGTCTTAGTTTATGTTTTGCTGAGTATATTGTAAGTCATGATGAATATAATGCTTACGATAAAATTTTGTTGGCAAAAGAAATTGAAAATATTTTTCATGGTAAATCTTCTGGTATGGATATTTTGCTTGTTGAGTTGGATGGAACTTTTTATTTAGAAAATAGAGATTCTACTTTAAGTTATCTAAAAATAGCGCCTTGTGGTTTTTACTTTTTGATTGGAGCAGTCAGAAGAGAGTCTGCGACAGATGACATAATATCTGATTTGAATCATAAGATTTCTATTAATAAGCGTCAATTTGAAATGATTGAAAAGCTTGGTCTTGTTGCTAGGGATTCTTATGTTGCTTTTGTTAAACGAGATATTGCTTTATTAGCAAATAATATGAATGTTGCAAATAATCATTTAAATTCCTTGGGTTTGTCTTCAAATAAACTTGATTATATAATAAATAGGGGGATAGAGTTTAATGCTCTTGCTGGAAAATTGAGTGGTGCTGGTAAGGGTGGGGCTTTTATTTTGCTTTTCCAAGGTAAGAATGAAGCTAATTTGTGCTTGGAAAAATTAAATAAGGATTTAGATGAGAATAATATTAGCTTGATTTCTAGACTTAGAATATTTAAGTGTTAA